In the genome of Noviherbaspirillum saxi, the window AGACTCGGCGCTGGTCTATCGCGGCATGGATATCGGAACCGCCAAACCAACACTGGCGGAACGTGCAGTCGCCCCACACCACTTGATCGATATTCTGGATCCGGCCGAGTCGTACTCCGTCATGCAATTTCGCGAAGATGCGATTCGTCTAACCGTGGATATCGCCAGCCGCGGCAAGCTTCCATTGCTGGTCGGCGGCACCATGTTGTACTTCAAGGCATTGCGTGATGGCCTCGACGCATTGCCGCAGGCAGATCCCGCGCTGCGGGCGCAATTGGACGAAGAAGCGGCCAAAATCGGGATACCGGCAATGCATGCGCGGCTGGCTACCCTCGATCCGCAAACCGCAGCCCGGCTGAAACCAAATGACTCCCAGCGCATCCAGCGCGCGCTGGAAATTTTTGCGCTCACCGGTCAGCCGATGTCTTCCTTGCTTGCGCGCGCTGCCAAGAGCGATTTGCCATTCGATTTGTTGCCAATTTCGCTTGAACCATCCGTCCGCAGTGTGCTACATGCGCGGATCGCGACACGTTTCGATGCGATGCTTGACCGTGAAAACGGCGGACTACTGCAAGAAGTCGAACGATTACGCGCGCGCGGCGATTTGCATCCGGGACTGCCCTCGATACGTTGCGTCGGCTATCGACAGGCTTGGGAATATTTAGATGGGGATATCGATTTTGACGTATTGCGCGATAAAGGAATTGCGGCGACACGCCAGTTGGCAAAGCGCCAATTAACCTGGTTGCGATCCATGCCTGATCGCACAGTGGTCGACTGCATCCAGCCCGACGCAGCCACAATGGTCCGAGAGCTTGTGATAAAGGCACTTGCCGGACGCTGACGATTGCCGCCCGGATAATTTGCATTCACATATCTTGACAGCCGTAATGAATCGCCTCATAATTTATGGCTATTCTGGTGATATAGCTCAGTTGGTTAGAGCACAGCACTCATAATGCTGGGGTCGGTGGTTCAAGTCCACCTATCACCACCAATACCATGTCCCAGGAAGTCCTGGAACATCCCAAAACCCGCTTCTAGCCCCGTGCTGATGCGGGTTTTTTGTTTTTTGATGACTCTTGGCATCCGTTGACATCCCAATCTTGTGTTGGTACTTTTGCTAATACGCGCAGGCTCATTCACATGAGATACCAGCAAAATGCCGAAACTCGCCATGCCCCTGACTGAAGAACAGATCGGTGCGCTTGTGCCAAGGGAGCGCCGATACAGGGTAGGCGACGGTCACGGCCTCTACCTGTTGGTTGAACCGACGGGAAAAAAGCGCTGGCGAATGAGTTTTCATCTGCGCGGCAGGGAAAGTACGGTTGCGTTTGGCGATTATCCCGACATGTCGCTGGCGGACGCGCGGCAGCAGTGCATCAATGCAAACCGGCTCATCAGCGATGGCATCGACCCGGTCGAATGGAAACGGCAACAGCGCCGGCAAGCGCAGGCCGCCACGCCAACCACGCGCAAATTCCATCTCTCCATGAATGCCCAGGGCGGCCTGGTCATCGAAAACAGATCCCATCACATGGCATTGACCGCGCAGCAAGTCGCCGCACTACGCGCTTTCTTGATCGCAACTGGCGACGAGACCCAAGGAGAATAAACCTTGCCAAAACTCGCCACGCCACTCACCGACATCCAGCCACGCACCGCCAAGCGCAAAGACAAACCCTACAAGCTGGCCGATGGCGGCGGCTTGTATTTGCTGGTCAACCCGGACGGCTCGAAATATTGGCGCATGGGTTATCGTTTCGGCGGCGTCCAGCGATTGCTCGCGTTTGGCAAGTACCCGGAAATTTCCCTGGCCGACGCCAGGAAAGCACGCGCGGCCGCGCGCGCCAAGATCAATGCCGGCATCGACCCGGCGCAAGCCCGGCGCATCGAAAAGCGGCAAAAGGCGATCGAGTCCGCCAACACGTTCGAGGCCATCGCCCGCGAATGGCACCAGCACAAGGTCGACTCGTGGCAGCCCCGGACAGCCACCAACGTCCTGTACCGACTGGAAAAAGATGTGTTCCCGTTGATCGGCAAGTACCCCATCAAGGACCTCAAGGCCCCCGTCATTCTCGACATGCTCAGGCAAATCGAACGGCGCGGCGCAGTGGAGATGGCCAAACGGCAGGCGCAGGTATGCGGGCAAATCTTCCGCTATGCCGTCGCCACGGGCGTGGCTGAATACGACCCGGTGCCCAGCCTGCGCGGCGCTTTGAGGCCGACGCCGAGAGGGCATCACGCGGCGATCACGCCGGATGAGCTGCCGGAATTCCTCCGCATCCTGGCAAAGAACGAAGTCCACATGTCGCCCCCGACGCGGATACTCACGCGCCTGATGCTGCTGGTGTTTGTGCGCACCAGCGAACTGACAGAAACGCCGTGGAGCGAAATCGATCTTGACCATGAAGAATGGGTGATCCCCTGGCAGCGCATGAAGATGGGGAAGCGCAAGATCAACCCGCGCAAGGTCGACCATCATGTGTTCCTGCCGCGCCAGGGCTGGGCGCTGCTGCGGGAACTGCACACGTTTACGGGTGGCGGCAAATATCTTTTCCCGAACCGGAATGACCATGAGCGCCCGGCCAGCAATTGGGGAATATTGGCGGCGCTAAAGCGCATGGGATACAGCGGCAGGATGACCGGACACGGCTTCCGTTCATTGGCGATGGGCGTGATCAAGGAGCGGCTCGGCTACCGGCATGAAGTGGTGGACCGGCAGCTGTCGCACCAGTCCGGCGACACCTACGGCGAAGCCTACGATCGCGCCGAGTTCAAGGAGGAGCGTAAGAAAATGATGCAGGAATATGCAGACTACCTGGATGCCGTTGCAAGCGATCAGGCAGCTACCCGCGGACGCCAAACATTAAGACTTAATTGATGGCAGAAAGCAGCCTGTCCAGGTTGCTGGTCGAACGACTGCTATGTTTACCAGCGGACATTCGCGAAGACTTGCCAGTAGGCAGCAACCGGCCAATTCCAGCCTTTCGCGGATTTGCTCCATAGCTGCCATTGGATTCGCGTGCTGCTCCGAAGCCGCCAGTGACACGAAATCGTACAGCCTTGCCATTTTGGCGCGCCGCAGTGACGCGAAAACGGCAAAATCAAACAATCTTCCATCGGGCAGGCAACGCCCCAAAGCCGCCAGTCGCGTTCCTTATTGATCCGGCATAGGTTTGCCGAGCCTAATTTTCCAGAAGGCATTGCCGGTTTGAATACTAAATAAATCTGAATTGATTGGTCAGCGTTGTCGGGATTTCGCGCCGAGCGAGTGCATCAAATAAGATCGATGATGCATGTAGCGAGGACGGCGATGGAACGAAGCGACAGCAGGCTACTGCCGGTAGCGGCGCTCAACGAACGGCGGCGCGCAGTGATCTTGCGCTTGAGCGGAATGAAACTCGATCAGGTATGCGCGTTGTCGGAATTGTCCAAGGGAGTCGTCATTGCGGCAGTCCGAGCATATCATCGCGGCGGCTGGGAAGCGGTGGCCGTGCAAACGCATCGCGGCCCGCACAAGGGCGAAGGCTGCCTGCTCGATGAGGAGCAGCAACAGGCGATCCAGAACCTGATCCATGACCGGATGCCAGACCAGTTGGGTTTGCCGTTCGCGTTATGGAGTCGGCCGGCGGTGAGCGCGCTGATCGAGCACGAATACGGCCTGACGCTGCCGGTGCGCACAGTGGGCAGTCGCTTTTTAAAAGGGAAATAGCGGTCAGCCACTATTCTTAGATTGTCGCCGCTTTCGTTTCGGTTTGTCATTTAGCGGCGCGTACGACACCAGGTCAGTGTATTTTTCGAGTAGGTCGGGATTTTTCTTTAAACGCTCCTCGATCTCGTCCCGCGTCCACCAGTCCGCCGTAAATTTTTGGTCCGAGCGAATTTTTTCCAGTAGAGACGTGAGGCCGGACGAAATGGATGCGTTCGTAATGAGGAAATACCCCTCATAGCCCCCAAGGTAGAGCACTTCAAAGGGACCCGCTCCATTTGGAATCCCCAATGTCTTTTGCGAAAACTTGCATTGCACGACAAACTTCGTGATCTGAAGCGGCTGATCACCTTCATATACCGGTATATCGGTAGGGCTATAAGTCACAATTTCTGCAATTAGATCCCTACCTTGATCGGGCTGCATCGTGGGCGAGACTTTGCGCACCCGTTGGACATCCGGCTCCCTGCCCAGCAGTTCTCTACAAAGATCTTCAAAGCGGGCGGCGTCGCCCTCCGCATTCCAATTTAAAGGCGCATTCTCGTAAAGAAAATCGATCTTTCGTCGCACAGCAACGGAGAACTTGTCCCGCTCATCGTTAAATCGACTCAAACCAAAATCACCACGTTGCGACACCAGCCAGTCTCCCGAGAGAAAGATCATATGCGACTCAGTAGCCAAGACCTGGGTGTCCTCATCGCTTAAAGCTTTTAGTAGTAAAAGTGCCTGCTTGATTTCCGAACCCGCATAGTAATGCCGTAGATTTTTCGTCTTGAAATAAACACTATGGTCATCCGCGAGTTCGCTCCGTCCGGCGACAGTTTTGGGTAGTGTTGAACCGAGGATTTTACGAATTAACGGTGACTTTAGCGCAGTAATTCCACTTTTGTAGATCTGAACGTATGTCCAATCAGGCTTGCATCGCTCCACGGCTACTACGTCGTCGGCTTCCAATTCGACCGACGCAGCCACCACATCCCTGAGTGCATGAACATGTGGGCGATCCCATGCGTACTCAGAATTTTTAGAGGACTCGGAAAAGTACCACATCAAGAAGCAGAGAAAGTTTCGATACAATGAAAGAGTGGCGCCGAGCTTTGCCAAGCCCGCGTCGTCCTGTGAAATAATGGACAAATTGGGTTGCGTTACGATCGCATGGCGACCGTACAGCTCTTCATCAATCCCGGAAAACGGGTGTTTAATATCCCACAGCGTGACAGACATATCCTGCACAGCGCATGTGACTGAAAACAGCATCGACAAACAGTCGTGCAAATCAGTACGTTCTCCGTTGTAGGTCCAGGAGGAAGTACGGAACGTAAAGAAAGCAAGAATGAAATTTGAACTGTCGCGCTCCAAGTTCAAAAAGAAGTCAGCCCCATAGGGGTCCGTTACGGTCAACAGCTCCCTATCTCGAACATTCAAGATGAGGCCAAATTGGCTTACCAATTTGCTCAACTCTTCGAAGAATGGGGGATCAAAGTCGCTCGCCGTATCGCTCATATTCGTCCTGGGATCAATGATCTAGTCCAGTGAAGGCCGCACTCCTGTCGCGCCGGCATACCCGCTTGCTGCAATTCCTTTCGCAGCGGTAAATTCCGTGTCGATAAAAATCAGCATGTGAGCGACTAATGTCCGCAAACTGTGTTACCACTTCGCCCTAAAGATTTCGGAGTAGTTGGCTGTGTTCATCTCGAAGCGGTCCGGTTGAAAATATAGCAGCCATCTCATCAGCGTCTGCCAGTCGTTGGTGGAACTGTCTGTGCCACTAATCTGCTTTAAAAAAGCTCGCATTTCACCAAATCGGCGGGCCGTCAGCGCAAAGTGCGCCACGTGCGACACCATAGGCGACGACATAAGCGCGGTACCGACGTGAGCGGAGAAGCTGGATGAGGTAAGGCCGCTCGGCAAATCGAGGCACCCAAGATCATCTACGGCGGCAAGGAACGCCTCCCCACTCAGGTCCGCTCGATTGCCAAGATAGACTTGAAAGATTAGCTCAGGGGTCCGGCACGAAGGTAACCATTCTGCCCAACTGCGACTAGGCGTTGGCGGGAGAATTCCTGCGTCCGGTGACGAGGTTGGTGACGCCGCCGGTTCGGGCGGCGCGAGGGGCTTGGACCAAGTGGCGGCCGCCGCCGCAACCGCCCGCTCCATGGCAGCATGCATTTCGTCAGTGACCGCAACGCTTGCGTCTAAGAGCACCTTTTCAAACAGGTCGGTCTGTGGTGTCCGCTCAAGGAATACGCCAAGTTCCAAATTGGCGTTCGGTGCGTATCCTAGCGCTGCAGCGGTAATGTTGCTGGAGCCCACGAAGACTTGGCCATCGAACCGAAAATATTTGGCGTGAAGCGGATTAATGAGGCGCAAGGACGTGTCTGGGCGGCTGCGCAGCGCGGGCCAAATCGTAAGGTCGCTAACGCCGGCCAGGATCTCCTCCGCCCGCCAACGCGTATAGCAAACTAGTGGAGCGGCACCGGCCTTTTCGAGAACTTTCTTCAGGGCACCGAGTTTAATGAAGGGAGCGACGAGCACAATCTGTTCGCTAGCTTGCTCAGCAAAGTGCTCAAGCTGGTGCCCAACGCTCTCCCAATGAATCACATTTAATCCTCTTGCAAGAATCGCCTTGCAATGCGGCCCCAGTCGAGGCGAGCATCTTGAGCTCTTTGTCGTAGCGGCCCGTCGGTCTGCTCGTCTTCATAACGAGCCCAGGCCATGAGCAGCAGCTTTAAACCGTCCAGCGCTCGATTTAGCCGGGCAGCAACCTCTTCAGGCGAGATATCTGCCGATTCCTCCTCAATTCCGTTTTCAAGGACATCCACCAGTCGCGGGTATGCTGGATGTGTAGTATTGAGGGTGATAATGAGCGCGCCGCCTTTGGGTTGCACTGAAAAGAATGCCGGCGAATCGATCGCCGCCTCGACGAAGACGTACTTCAGCGAATCCTTGACCGTATTGGCGGCCAGTTCGTGCGCGAGCTGTTCGGGCACCCCTTGATTCACAAGGGTGCTTTCGATCTCCGTCTGCTTCTGTTGTGGAGGCAGTTTCTCGCCGGCGTCGCTTTGGCCACGATGTCCCTCGGTTTGACGTTCTTTCGTTTTTTCCGTCGCTTCCTGTTCAGGACTGTCAGGATCGGCCGGTATATAGCGCTTCTTGCCGCCGCGAGTATTTTTGGTCTGCGCCTCGATCGTGCGGCGCAAATGGCTCAGTCGACTGTCTATGAGCGTTGCCAAGGACAAAAGCGGAGCCCTTGGATCGTCATCCGAGTCCAGCTCTTCCCTTACTTGTGCGAGCGTCTTTTTGCCGCCGTCGGTGAGCGAAGCAACATCCATTTGCGCGATTTCGGAAAAATTCCGTGCTTGCTGTTTGTTGTTTGTAACGCCGAACAACTCATCCAGGGCAGGCGGGAATTGCACCTCTACGCCCCACCAGCGTTCGCGTGGGTCATATTGAATGACAAAAGACTGGTCCAGATCCAGCTCGCGATCGGCGCGCACAATTGAAACGCCAACGTTTTGCCGTGCGTGCTTGCCATACGGGAGCGCGCCGGCTTGTTGCGTCTTACGAGCTTCCTCTTTGGCCAAGGAGAAACGTACCTTTACAACGTGGTCCGCGCCGCGGAAGCGAATTGTTTCCGTCGTCTCAAACAGATCCTCACCGCCCCAGGGGTTGAACATAGGGGTGTCGTTATATGGTGCCGGCGTAGAGCTCGGCGCCATGAGATAGCCCGGATCATTGGGCAAAGCGGAGCGCTCGATGAAATTTGCAGATTGGGGACGGTCATAGTCAAATCCGACCAAGCGAATACTTGCTTTGTTCTCATGCAAAAACTTTCGATACATCCGCCCGATAAGCAACTCTGAATTGTCCATCAGGGTCTTCGCGGTCTTCCAAAGGCAGCGATCAATTTGCGACCACAGTACCAAGGTGCCAGTTTTGCCGAAGTTCTTTCCCACTTTACGCCACACATCCGGGATTGGCTTCTTTGCAGGATCCGGAACGGTCTTCAAAGTGCCGGCTTCTATGTCTCCGAGGTCCAAGTAGGTATGGAGCGCGTTGTCGGGACCATCCGTCCAACTCCAAACGTCGACACGGCGGCATTGGGAAATTGAAGAGGCTGGGAGGCCCATTCCAAATTTCCCCATTCCCATTTGCTCGCTTTGCTTGAGATGAGTGCCGTTACCAAATTGCAGAGCCATTTGGAGCACTTCAGCATCCATGCCTTTGCCGTTATCGAGCACCGCGATTTCAGAAATCCTGGTTCGACGCTGAGTTCCTACGAATACCTGCTGCTCACCGCAAAGCAGTTCAACCCTAGTAGCGCCCGCCTGGATCGCGTTGTCCATTAGCTCCGCCAGCGCGTGAGCAGCGTTTTTATATCCGTTGTCACGCATGGCCTTTACAGCCAAGTGAACCGGCACAATATCTGCACTCATTCCGTTCGCCACACGTCCTCCCAATTTGAAAATGCGCTTTCGACGCTATTAAATCCAGGTAGCCCTGGATCGACGACGGTAACAATTTCAGCTTCGGCATTGCCGCCAGCGCGCAATCCACGAATCGCTCGACCAACCATCTGGCTATAAAGCACGAGGGACAATGTGGGACGTGCGATCACTGCGGCACTTGTTTTTGGTGCGTCGAAGCCTGTGGTGAGTATACCGTAGTTGCAAAGCACAAAAGGCTGCTCATCCGGCGTCTGGTAGGACTCAATAATTCTGGCCCGTGCTTCCTTCGAAGTATTGGTGGTGACGCTATATGCCCTGCAGCCGCGAGCGGCTAACACGGTCGCAAGGATGTCACTCTGGGTGACAGACGCCGCAAAAACAATAATGCGGTTGTGATTGCCGCACAAGCGCTCAATTTCGGCGATGACCTGAAGTGACCGCTGAGTGTGTGCGCCTATGCGGTCCAGGTAGGTTTCTGGGAGCTCCAGCGTCTCCGCAAGTTGCTTCTTTTCTTTTTCGGTAAGCTGAACTCCGGACCGACATTCTAATTGCCGATAGGTGGCCCGCGCGAGGTACTGCTGATCGATCAGATACTGTACTGGATTGGCATAGCCATCGATTTTCAATGTAACCTTTTGCCGGCCGAAGAAGTCCGCCAAATCCTGGTCGGCATTTACGTCATTCCAAGTGCGCCCCGGCGTTGCAGACAGCCCCAAAAGCCGACTTCCGCGATTGCCCTGAACCAGCACATCAAGTAAGAAACGATACGTTTGCGCGATTGCTTGGTGCGCTTCGTCCATCACGACGAACGGTCTTCTGGTCGCGAGTGATGTGATCACTGAAACGTCCGCCTTCGTGCGAGCGTAGAGCTTTGGTAGTCCAGCAACCACGATTCCATCGGTGACCTGGCGAACGTCACATTCGTGCGGACCCCAGAACCTGTAGATATTAATTTTCCTATTGCCTAGGGATTGCCACGCCTTGCTAAACTCTTTTACGGCTTGGTCACAGAGTTCCTCAGAATGGGCCAACCACACTGCCACACGCTGATTTCCGTCCCGCAGGTAGTTTGCGACCAGGTTCATTGCCGTCCGTGTTTTCCCCGCGCCTGTAGGCATATGCAGCAGCGCTCGACCGATTTCGCTGGCTAAGGCGCGCTCAGTTCGCGCCTGGACGTCGATTTGATGCGAAAACAGGGGGTAGACAGCATTGCACTCAACGACTGCAGGAACCGGCTCGACTATGGGAACGGGAGGGACCTCAACCTCGAAAAAGGCAAAGGTGGCGTCACGGACCTTTTTCTGCTTGAAGTTTGCTTGAGTGAGAGTTACATAGGGACTTTCGTCGGCGCCGCCAGCGCCGATAGCTGCAACCAACTCGACGGCTTCTTGTTGGCGCAGGCTGTGCAGCAGATCGGCGCGAATCTGTGGGTCGTCCAGGAGACCCGCCTCCGTGCGCAGCCCTAGCAATAATTCGGTTAGCTTCGCTGGCGATTCAAGACTTTTGTCCAAAAGCCGTACTAGCTCACTGGTATCAGGGCCAAGCCATTTGGTTAGGGCGAGGACATCTATACGACTAAGTACCTGACGGAGCTTGTTGGTCATTGTTATTTAACCCTGGGCTATTTGTGACAGATTAAACAGGCGCCGCCACCTTCCTCCTCAAGATATAACTCGTCGATGTCCATCAATTCGGATTTCTGAGGGCGCAGGGGATTTATTCTAATCCGAGCGTACTCCCGCTGCTTACGAATATTGAAATCTGCCTCAATTGCGGCGACTCGCTCAGGCTGCTCCAATTCTTCAAGCGACTCGCGTTGGGTCCAGGTGAATGGCGAGCCGTGCTCCAAAGCGCTTTTTTCGTAGGCCTTTGCTTCCTCAAACTTATCCGGGTGTTCTTTCTTGAGACGCACCCATTCGATCTTTTGCTGGAAAAAACAGAACGTGCAGCCGCTACGGGACCGCCAGTCGTAATACTTGGGCATGCCGACGCCGGAAGCATCAAGCAAATCATAGACGCCCATCTTGTCCACTCCATGTTCGCGGAACGGCAGTTGCACGATCAGATTATCGTGCTGCGAGATCAGTCCTTCTCGATGCTCTTCATCCGCACGGATGGCAACATAGCTGTACACCTTGTCACCACTTTCAAGCCATGGGCGCACCCAATTTTTGAATGGTAGGAGCTTCAGCTGCCTTGTACACCACCGAGTCTGAGGATTTGGCAGAAAGTGTCCATACTCGCGAAGCCAGAAGTCGAAATCGCGGTGCGGATTGAGGCGTTCAATTTGCTTGCCTAGAAAGCCCTCTAACTTCGCCAGGAAATCATATACCTCAGGAAGCTCCTTGCCCGTGTCGGTAAAAAAGTAGCTTATATCCAGATGCGGATATTTCTGTCGCATGAAAATTGCGAGCGCAGCGCTGTCCTTGCCGCCTGATATGCCAAGTACGTGACGCTCATTCATGGCTCGCTCCTTGTTTAGCACCCAACTTCTCAAACACCGTTGCACCCACTTCAGCGATCGCCGCGAGAAATACCTCGCGTTTCAGTTTGCCGTTCGCCATTTTTGCCAGCAACTCCTTGACGAGCGCATCGACCGCAATGCTGTCGCTTTCAGATACGTCAAACGTACCAGTCACCGTTTTTTTGGATCCAAATACGACGCCAATAGCACGACGAGTCGCTGGCCGGCCGCGGATCTGCGCAAGTGACTCCAGGCGGCGGAACTCCATTGCCCACGTCAATAGCTGCACCTCTCCGGCGTCGATGTCGTGGTCATTCCAATCGCGACTTGGTTTCCCGAGGGCCAACATCAGCAACCCTTCGATGTCCACTAAGGAGCCCTTGTATTCCGACAACCGCGTCGCAAACGCTTCCAACTTGAAATCAGCACCGACCCCATTCACCGTGTTTCCGCGCGCGTTGAGCGACTTTGCGCTGCCCTGGTGGTCTAGGGCCTCGAACATTCGTTTTTCGACGGCCCTAAGGCGCAGATCAAAGACCTCACTCAGCTCTCCCGTAACTTCTGCGATCCGTTGAGCGAGCTGATTTGGGTTACGTGTTTCCAGGATGAGCGGCAGATCTGCAAATAACACCTTATGCGGGTCAGAAGCAGTAAGCAGCACGCGGCGCACCTCCTGAGCCTCCTTTGACAAGAGGGTAGTTCGGCGTGCCCATGAAGGCAGCGCAAAGACGAGTGCCACCAAAGCACGCGCTGAATCAAGCGCATCAGGGGCTACCGGCGAACCCAACCGAGCGCTTAGCGCCGCGGATAGTGCCTCCAGCATTTTCTTTTCGCTCGCCTCAATACGGACAAAACGCCAGCCGATACGCTTTGGATCTTGCAGCCACTCGTCAATGTGAGCGTCTGTTACCTCTGGCGTGAACATGCGCTCAATGTATAAAGCGAGGTGATTGCGATTCACCAAGAAGTACGCCAGGGCGAAGATCGGAAGCAGACCCGCCTTTACTCCCAGCGGGGGAGCTTGCCAGACTTTGTAGAGATCGGAAAGGCTTACGATGTCTTCTGAGTTTGCGAACAATTCTCGTGCCGCCTCCCAAACGGGCGCCATGGAAGCGCTTCTCACGTTCCCACCTGGCTCCGTAAATCGCCAGGCGCCTTTTTTCTCCCGATGCAGGCCCAATGCACGAACAACAGTGTGGTACAGGCCAGCATCCGCAGAGAATGAGGAGTAGCCCAAATTTTCCTGGCTCACATTATTGAGCATCGCATGCAGCAGCTCGCGTTGCGCTTTTGCGGCATTGCTGGAGAGTTCATCGCGGTTGATCAACTCACTATGGACAATAGGCGAGTTGGTAAAAATGTCGTCCGCTATCTCCGAGGCCAAGTGGGAAAGCCCTTCGGCACTAGTGTGCGTCCTAACGTGTCCATCGTGTGCGTAGGACCAAGTCGCGCTATGAAACGCCTCGCGCAGTTCGTCCGACAGCATGGAACGTGTGGCTTGGGTCCTAGAGGCAATCTCGCGCATCGCGATATCATCGCCGTCGAGTTGCTGACTATTCTTCCGAACATATTCCAGAGCCGCAAGTTCGCCGACTAAATCCTCGATTCGATCAGCGTTCGTCGGGGCGCCTACTAGCAGTCCTCGACCTTGTGCGATCTTTGCCAATTTCTTGGTCATTTTTAGACGTGCGTCTGCGTCTACATGCAGGTCGCGTTGTGCCAGTACGAGAAGGAATTCTCCGCACTGGCTTCGTCTTGGGGCGAATTTAGTTAGGTAGGATTCGACCTGTGTCTCGTGGATAATATTCCGCGAGAACCACCGCATGGCGCCGGTATTCCAATAGTGACGGCGAGCCGTAACAGGCCCAAGATCGACCAGGTCGCTCATCCTCGACAGGTCTATCGCGCCTAGTTGTGTTTTGGCGTCACGAACCGCCGCCTCAATGTCAAAATCGCTGCCCGCGTAGACGCCATACGCCTCCAGATGCTTGCGGTAGATGAGAATCGATGCAGATGTGAGTTCGTTGAAAGCCTGTTCGATCGACTTTTGGTCGGACGAGTTGACGCAAGCCACGAGAAGATCTTTCTCGGCAGCCAACCCTGAACCATTGCGCAGAATCTCGATCAGCCCGACCGTTTTTACCAGCTCGACATGCAGGCACGAGAACCTTGCCTCTGCACGTTCAATGGCCTCAGCGCAGATTGCCCAGCGATGGCCGTCGGGTGAGGCCGCAATCGCAGGCTCAAAATTGGCCCGCAGATAGTCCCAGAATTGATGCGGCCAATAGTAGCTCGCCGGACTTGCGTCAAGACCGCGAATCACTTCGGTGAAGCCTAGGGGCTCCGCAGACGCCAAGAAGCTAAAAACGCTACGCTCGTTTTG includes:
- the miaA gene encoding tRNA (adenosine(37)-N6)-dimethylallyltransferase MiaA; translation: MNTLAKPLAVALMGPTASGKTAAALEIAHRLPVEIISVDSALVYRGMDIGTAKPTLAERAVAPHHLIDILDPAESYSVMQFREDAIRLTVDIASRGKLPLLVGGTMLYFKALRDGLDALPQADPALRAQLDEEAAKIGIPAMHARLATLDPQTAARLKPNDSQRIQRALEIFALTGQPMSSLLARAAKSDLPFDLLPISLEPSVRSVLHARIATRFDAMLDRENGGLLQEVERLRARGDLHPGLPSIRCVGYRQAWEYLDGDIDFDVLRDKGIAATRQLAKRQLTWLRSMPDRTVVDCIQPDAATMVRELVIKALAGR
- a CDS encoding Arm DNA-binding domain-containing protein: MPKLAMPLTEEQIGALVPRERRYRVGDGHGLYLLVEPTGKKRWRMSFHLRGRESTVAFGDYPDMSLADARQQCINANRLISDGIDPVEWKRQQRRQAQAATPTTRKFHLSMNAQGGLVIENRSHHMALTAQQVAALRAFLIATGDETQGE
- a CDS encoding tyrosine-type recombinase/integrase — its product is MPKLATPLTDIQPRTAKRKDKPYKLADGGGLYLLVNPDGSKYWRMGYRFGGVQRLLAFGKYPEISLADARKARAAARAKINAGIDPAQARRIEKRQKAIESANTFEAIAREWHQHKVDSWQPRTATNVLYRLEKDVFPLIGKYPIKDLKAPVILDMLRQIERRGAVEMAKRQAQVCGQIFRYAVATGVAEYDPVPSLRGALRPTPRGHHAAITPDELPEFLRILAKNEVHMSPPTRILTRLMLLVFVRTSELTETPWSEIDLDHEEWVIPWQRMKMGKRKINPRKVDHHVFLPRQGWALLRELHTFTGGGKYLFPNRNDHERPASNWGILAALKRMGYSGRMTGHGFRSLAMGVIKERLGYRHEVVDRQLSHQSGDTYGEAYDRAEFKEERKKMMQEYADYLDAVASDQAATRGRQTLRLN
- a CDS encoding helix-turn-helix domain-containing protein; the protein is MERSDSRLLPVAALNERRRAVILRLSGMKLDQVCALSELSKGVVIAAVRAYHRGGWEAVAVQTHRGPHKGEGCLLDEEQQQAIQNLIHDRMPDQLGLPFALWSRPAVSALIEHEYGLTLPVRTVGSRFLKGK
- a CDS encoding phospholipase D family protein, with protein sequence MIHWESVGHQLEHFAEQASEQIVLVAPFIKLGALKKVLEKAGAAPLVCYTRWRAEEILAGVSDLTIWPALRSRPDTSLRLINPLHAKYFRFDGQVFVGSSNITAAALGYAPNANLELGVFLERTPQTDLFEKVLLDASVAVTDEMHAAMERAVAAAAATWSKPLAPPEPAASPTSSPDAGILPPTPSRSWAEWLPSCRTPELIFQVYLGNRADLSGEAFLAAVDDLGCLDLPSGLTSSSFSAHVGTALMSSPMVSHVAHFALTARRFGEMRAFLKQISGTDSSTNDWQTLMRWLLYFQPDRFEMNTANYSEIFRAKW
- a CDS encoding ATP-binding protein — translated: MSADIVPVHLAVKAMRDNGYKNAAHALAELMDNAIQAGATRVELLCGEQQVFVGTQRRTRISEIAVLDNGKGMDAEVLQMALQFGNGTHLKQSEQMGMGKFGMGLPASSISQCRRVDVWSWTDGPDNALHTYLDLGDIEAGTLKTVPDPAKKPIPDVWRKVGKNFGKTGTLVLWSQIDRCLWKTAKTLMDNSELLIGRMYRKFLHENKASIRLVGFDYDRPQSANFIERSALPNDPGYLMAPSSTPAPYNDTPMFNPWGGEDLFETTETIRFRGADHVVKVRFSLAKEEARKTQQAGALPYGKHARQNVGVSIVRADRELDLDQSFVIQYDPRERWWGVEVQFPPALDELFGVTNNKQQARNFSEIAQMDVASLTDGGKKTLAQVREELDSDDDPRAPLLSLATLIDSRLSHLRRTIEAQTKNTRGGKKRYIPADPDSPEQEATEKTKERQTEGHRGQSDAGEKLPPQQKQTEIESTLVNQGVPEQLAHELAANTVKDSLKYVFVEAAIDSPAFFSVQPKGGALIITLNTTHPAYPRLVDVLENGIEEESADISPEEVAARLNRALDGLKLLLMAWARYEDEQTDGPLRQRAQDARLDWGRIARRFLQED
- a CDS encoding DEAD/DEAH box helicase, with translation MTNKLRQVLSRIDVLALTKWLGPDTSELVRLLDKSLESPAKLTELLLGLRTEAGLLDDPQIRADLLHSLRQQEAVELVAAIGAGGADESPYVTLTQANFKQKKVRDATFAFFEVEVPPVPIVEPVPAVVECNAVYPLFSHQIDVQARTERALASEIGRALLHMPTGAGKTRTAMNLVANYLRDGNQRVAVWLAHSEELCDQAVKEFSKAWQSLGNRKINIYRFWGPHECDVRQVTDGIVVAGLPKLYARTKADVSVITSLATRRPFVVMDEAHQAIAQTYRFLLDVLVQGNRGSRLLGLSATPGRTWNDVNADQDLADFFGRQKVTLKIDGYANPVQYLIDQQYLARATYRQLECRSGVQLTEKEKKQLAETLELPETYLDRIGAHTQRSLQVIAEIERLCGNHNRIIVFAASVTQSDILATVLAARGCRAYSVTTNTSKEARARIIESYQTPDEQPFVLCNYGILTTGFDAPKTSAAVIARPTLSLVLYSQMVGRAIRGLRAGGNAEAEIVTVVDPGLPGFNSVESAFSNWEDVWRTE